The genomic stretch TATAATATTCACGTTGCAACGCGCTTAAAATGAGATAAACACCAAAAGATACTAAAAAAAAACATTAATAGATACCTTGAACCTAAAAAAGAATATATAGCTACAAATATAGCTATCAAACCCCAAAACAATAAGTAAATCTCCCATAAGCTCATAAAACCTCTTCCATACATTAACAGCTTTCAATTATAAACTAATTATTTCATTCAATCTCTGCCCATCAACTCTAAAAGCCTCTTTTTAGCTTCAACTGTTTCTTCAAAATCAGAATCTAACTCTAAAGCTTTGTTGTAGCATTCAAGCGCTTCACCGTATTTTTTAAGTTTTTGAAGCGTGTTTCCTTTTTCAAACCATGATTCTTCATCTTCAGGATCTAATTCTAAAGCCTTATCAAAGCAATCAAGTGCTTTAAAATACTGTTCACGTTTCTTATAAGCATCGCCTTTCCAATAGTAAACCTCAGTATCGCTAGGTTCATATTTTAAAAACTCATCAAAACAAGTGATAATCTCATCAAACATCCCTAACTTATTAAAAGCAAAAACTTTACCATAATAAGCATCCCTAAACTTAGGATCAATCTCAATAACCCTATCAAAACACTCTAAAGCATCATCATACTTTTCCATCTTCAAAAATGTATTGCCTATTTTATGCATTG from Methanobacterium sp. encodes the following:
- a CDS encoding tetratricopeptide repeat protein; this encodes MVKGADIMVFDLFKRNTLRKLNSKGIKLREEGKFKESIEYYDEAIKLDPKFKYAWYNKGNSLRGLKKPVEAIKCYDKTIGIDPEFSAAWYSKGNALNDLEKLDDAIKCYNKALEICPKNLDSMHKIGNTFLKMEKYDDALECFDRVIEIDPKFRDAYYGKVFAFNKLGMFDEIITCFDEFLKYEPSDTEVYYWKGDAYKKREQYFKALDCFDKALELDPEDEESWFEKGNTLQKLKKYGEALECYNKALELDSDFEETVEAKKRLLELMGRD